A portion of the Flavobacterium limnophilum genome contains these proteins:
- a CDS encoding T9SS type A sorting domain-containing protein: protein MSCKALLFSILTLVSTSTIFAQNPVVKIDFDHVTTTAVSDPDYTPWAVNSVNTDNKTINGVKFTVTRVGTKGDVLGTNWYKTGISSPLYAKLVCDGLTVKNTNSTTANEGGQIELKINGLTTGTHTLMVFLNAVDSPTLTFSPIDISVDGNLVLDNVIPTVRAVNTADVKSVYLTLQATAGKDVVILFAAETSGSETNKNVMLNGLELNTPNIYEQATNPIPAHNDEHVELNSGSTLLQWTSSDYALSHHIYFGTNLATVQSATTLSPEYKGNQITANTSYPINGLYTGETYYWRIDEVLANNVVVKGNTWRFRPAQLAFLGAEGYGRFARGGRGGKVVAVTNLNDSGPGSLREAVTNDIGPRTIIFNTSGIIQLNSRLVLSQPYVTIAGQTAPGKGICIRTAPFGITGNDAIVQNVRVRLGGGTTFDGMGLTGANNSIIDHCSISWTIDESFSSRSGKNITLQRTLISEALNAAGHENYPAGTQHGYAATIGGDVGSFHHNLLAHNYGRNWSLGGGLDASNYFAGRMDITNNVVYNWGSRTTDGGTKEVNFVGNYYKPGPGMELQRYALTMDHENNFAGMQRAYFNGNVMPGYFDETNQELGRRSRLSNGITISYETFVTTPFFPSYVTTQSAANAYKIVLSDVGCTQPQFDDHDIRMVNETLTGTYSVTGSVTGKKGFPDNEADAGGYENYPVINRDASWDSDNDGLPNWWETIKGSNVNSGSGDFSDSNADTNLDGYTNLDDYLQWMSLPHYESPTGNKVTVNIQKLSRGFTSGVNYSVSNAVNGDAVLVSDAVEFTPTANGLCSFDFTVTDNTGGTMTRKVNIVSGYSLLSTENNDKINTGFTVWPVPNEGYFYVSMVNDGTTAEFKIYDILGKEVKKGTLNGNHQENINLQSKGVFILKIYEPGTKKTLHTQKIIVK from the coding sequence ATGTCTTGCAAAGCCTTATTATTTTCAATTTTAACCCTAGTATCAACCTCAACCATTTTTGCCCAGAACCCGGTAGTAAAAATCGATTTTGATCATGTTACTACTACCGCAGTAAGTGATCCCGATTACACCCCTTGGGCAGTTAACTCTGTAAACACAGACAACAAAACAATAAATGGAGTAAAATTTACAGTAACCAGAGTTGGAACCAAAGGTGATGTTTTGGGAACCAATTGGTATAAAACCGGAATATCTTCACCTCTTTACGCAAAATTGGTATGTGATGGACTCACCGTAAAAAACACAAATTCTACAACTGCCAACGAAGGTGGACAAATAGAACTCAAAATTAATGGTTTAACAACCGGAACACATACTTTAATGGTTTTCTTAAACGCTGTAGATAGCCCAACACTCACTTTTAGTCCTATTGATATTTCAGTGGATGGAAATTTAGTTTTAGACAATGTTATTCCAACTGTAAGAGCAGTAAATACAGCAGACGTAAAATCAGTATATCTGACCTTACAAGCTACGGCAGGAAAAGATGTGGTTATCCTTTTTGCGGCCGAAACATCCGGCTCGGAAACCAACAAAAATGTTATGCTGAACGGTCTTGAATTAAACACACCTAATATATATGAGCAAGCAACGAATCCTATTCCTGCTCACAACGATGAACACGTTGAATTAAATTCAGGAAGTACTCTATTGCAATGGACTTCCTCAGATTATGCTCTATCACACCACATATATTTTGGAACAAATTTAGCAACTGTACAATCCGCAACCACATTATCACCTGAATACAAAGGAAATCAAATCACTGCAAATACCTCATATCCAATAAATGGATTATACACCGGAGAAACATATTACTGGCGTATAGATGAAGTTTTGGCTAACAATGTTGTTGTAAAAGGCAACACTTGGCGTTTTCGCCCTGCCCAATTGGCTTTTCTCGGTGCGGAAGGCTATGGTCGTTTTGCTCGTGGCGGAAGAGGCGGAAAAGTGGTGGCTGTTACCAATTTGAATGATAGCGGACCAGGAAGCTTGCGTGAAGCCGTTACGAATGACATTGGTCCTCGAACCATTATTTTCAATACATCAGGAATCATTCAACTAAATTCTCGCTTGGTTTTGAGCCAACCTTATGTAACCATTGCGGGGCAAACTGCTCCTGGAAAAGGAATTTGTATTCGTACAGCGCCTTTTGGAATTACGGGAAATGATGCCATCGTTCAAAATGTAAGAGTGAGATTAGGTGGTGGCACTACTTTTGACGGAATGGGATTGACAGGTGCCAATAACAGTATCATTGATCACTGTTCTATCAGCTGGACAATAGATGAATCTTTTAGTTCTCGTTCCGGTAAAAACATAACATTGCAAAGAACATTAATTTCCGAAGCTTTAAATGCTGCTGGGCATGAAAATTACCCTGCAGGAACACAACACGGTTATGCGGCAACCATTGGTGGCGATGTCGGAAGTTTTCATCATAATTTACTAGCACACAACTACGGGCGCAATTGGAGTTTAGGTGGCGGATTAGACGCAAGTAACTATTTTGCCGGCAGAATGGACATTACCAATAATGTGGTTTATAATTGGGGATCCAGAACAACTGATGGAGGAACCAAAGAAGTCAACTTTGTGGGCAATTATTACAAACCCGGACCTGGTATGGAATTACAACGTTATGCTTTAACCATGGATCACGAAAACAACTTTGCGGGTATGCAAAGAGCCTATTTTAACGGTAATGTCATGCCGGGGTATTTTGATGAAACGAATCAAGAGCTAGGAAGAAGATCCAGGCTTTCAAATGGCATTACAATCAGTTATGAAACATTTGTAACCACGCCGTTTTTTCCTTCTTATGTCACCACACAATCGGCTGCAAACGCCTATAAAATTGTACTTTCTGATGTAGGTTGCACCCAACCCCAATTCGACGACCACGACATAAGGATGGTTAATGAAACTTTAACAGGAACCTATTCCGTAACTGGAAGTGTAACCGGCAAAAAAGGTTTTCCAGACAATGAAGCAGATGCTGGTGGTTATGAAAACTATCCCGTGATCAATAGAGATGCCAGTTGGGATTCTGACAATGATGGCTTACCAAACTGGTGGGAAACAATTAAAGGTTCTAATGTAAATTCTGGAAGCGGTGATTTCTCTGATTCCAATGCCGATACAAATTTAGATGGTTACACCAACCTCGACGATTATTTACAATGGATGTCTCTTCCCCATTATGAATCCCCAACAGGGAATAAAGTAACCGTAAATATTCAAAAACTTTCCAGAGGATTTACAAGCGGTGTTAATTACTCTGTGTCTAATGCAGTGAATGGAGATGCGGTTTTAGTTTCAGATGCAGTAGAATTTACACCTACAGCCAATGGCCTATGTTCTTTTGATTTTACCGTGACAGACAATACTGGAGGAACGATGACCCGCAAAGTGAATATCGTTAGCGGATACAGTTTGTTATCAACCGAAAACAACGACAAGATCAACACTGGATTTACTGTTTGGCCAGTTCCTAACGAAGGCTACTTTTATGTATCAATGGTAAATGACGGTACTACAGCCGAATTTAAAATCTATGACATTTTAGGGAAAGAAGTGAAAAAAGGTACGCTTAACGGAAATCATCAAGAAAACATCAACTTGCAATCAAAAGGTGTTTTTATCCTAAAAATCTATGAACCTGGCACTAAAAAAACATTGCATACACAAAAAATCATCGTGAAATAG
- a CDS encoding response regulator transcription factor: protein MNIIKKIVLAEDNSVLSLLLKFRLEKEGYKLLIAVDGKQAIELIEEHNPELILTDIMMPFVSGLEVISHVRNKLNTQTPIIVFSSAGQEEIVLKAFDLGATDFMSKPFSPHELVIRVKRLLI from the coding sequence ATGAATATCATTAAAAAAATTGTTCTGGCAGAAGATAATTCAGTCCTTTCATTGCTACTGAAATTTAGATTAGAAAAAGAAGGCTATAAATTACTTATAGCTGTAGATGGAAAACAAGCCATCGAATTAATAGAAGAACATAATCCTGAACTTATTTTGACAGATATTATGATGCCGTTTGTGAGTGGATTGGAAGTAATAAGCCACGTAAGAAACAAATTGAACACGCAAACTCCAATTATAGTTTTTTCATCAGCTGGACAAGAAGAAATTGTACTCAAAGCATTTGATCTAGGAGCTACCGATTTTATGAGCAAACCCTTTAGTCCTCACGAATTGGTAATCAGGGTCAAAAGATTATTGATTTAG
- a CDS encoding HEAT repeat domain-containing protein, producing MNDNLQILEALKYSSPLIQLTWVLSGIFSVFILALIIFLKCLRNHLRDKEKIEAKYQEDYESQLVTYLYAGNDDEAFSSEQQLIINELKKHVTDPFKRKIIISTLLKLRNEISGEMGESIDALFIKLGLLRFSLAKLRNKKWDVIAIGIRELTQFKIKAVHKIIMNNINHPLKEVRKEMQLYLVHLYAFKGLEFLNILETPLSEWDQIQLLEVLQLNNETQIADIKPWLKSSNDSVVIFTLKLAKVYNQFEAKEELIELLNHKNIEVRTNTISALSHLNVFEAKNILKDNFNERSHEEKIAFLKMMENVYENSDKPFLLEHINHKNFEIKLLIMEILKNINFEEYALYEAKFRRLITA from the coding sequence ATGAACGATAACCTACAAATTCTAGAAGCTTTAAAATACTCTTCGCCATTAATCCAATTGACATGGGTTCTAAGTGGTATTTTTTCCGTTTTTATTCTAGCGCTGATAATTTTTCTTAAATGTTTAAGAAATCATTTAAGAGACAAGGAAAAGATAGAGGCCAAATATCAAGAGGATTATGAATCGCAACTTGTAACTTATTTGTACGCAGGGAATGACGATGAAGCCTTTAGTTCTGAACAACAACTAATTATCAATGAATTAAAAAAACATGTAACAGATCCTTTTAAAAGAAAGATTATTATTTCAACATTATTGAAATTAAGAAATGAGATATCCGGTGAAATGGGCGAATCTATTGATGCACTTTTTATTAAACTGGGACTTTTACGTTTCTCATTAGCCAAACTGAGAAATAAAAAATGGGATGTCATTGCAATCGGAATAAGGGAACTTACACAATTTAAAATAAAGGCTGTTCATAAAATAATAATGAACAACATCAACCATCCCTTGAAAGAGGTTCGCAAAGAAATGCAATTGTATTTGGTTCATTTGTATGCTTTTAAAGGACTTGAATTTTTGAATATTCTGGAAACCCCCTTGTCTGAATGGGATCAGATTCAATTATTGGAAGTCCTTCAACTTAACAATGAAACACAAATTGCAGACATTAAACCATGGTTAAAATCTTCCAATGATTCTGTTGTTATTTTTACTTTAAAACTGGCTAAAGTTTACAACCAATTTGAAGCAAAAGAGGAACTCATTGAATTGCTGAATCACAAGAATATAGAAGTAAGAACAAATACCATTTCTGCATTAAGCCATTTGAACGTGTTTGAAGCTAAAAACATATTGAAAGACAATTTTAATGAACGCAGTCATGAAGAAAAAATCGCTTTTCTTAAAATGATGGAAAATGTATACGAGAACAGCGACAAACCTTTTTTACTGGAACACATAAATCACAAAAATTTTGAAATTAAGTTATTGATAATGGAAATTTTGAAAAACATCAATTTTGAAGAATATGCATTATATGAGGCCAAATTTAGAAGACTAATAACTGCCTAA
- a CDS encoding glycosyltransferase family 2 protein — protein MNTSTVQIIMLIIHYFFIIFSVIAIVSYVILAIISVIETIEYMKKNSFVNYKEILSSTFSPSISIIAPAYNESLNIVENVRSLLSSHYVNYDVIIVNDGSKDDSLSKLIKAYDLIQINHNINEQIKTKPLRKGIYRSTNPAFDKLTVVDKENGGKADALNMGLNISKNKYVACIDVDCLLLEDALQKMIKPFLETTDTKVIAAGGVIRIANSCIVKDGKLLDINFPKSWLEQGQILEYLRAFLLGRMAWSRLNGLLVISGAFGLFDKKIAIKVGGYDTNTVGEDMEIIVRMRRYMEDEKQKYKVAYIPDPLCWTEAPDNYKTFISQRNRWTRGTIETLKKHRKIGFNPKYKALGLISYPYWFFFERMAPIIEIAGIIYFGILMVLNEVRWDYVFAFLTLAYLFSVLFSVVAIVSEELTFHQYKKKSIGIKLIIIAFLEPFVNHPTILYSAIKGNIDYYFYKKIEWGTMTRKGMTKA, from the coding sequence ATGAATACAAGTACTGTACAAATTATAATGTTAATCATTCATTATTTCTTTATTATTTTTTCTGTAATTGCAATTGTATCTTATGTAATATTAGCCATCATTTCAGTTATAGAAACAATTGAATACATGAAGAAAAACAGCTTTGTCAATTACAAGGAAATATTGTCTTCAACATTTTCTCCATCCATTTCTATTATTGCACCTGCCTACAATGAAAGTTTAAACATTGTCGAAAATGTGCGTTCCTTATTGTCGAGTCATTATGTGAATTACGATGTTATTATTGTAAATGATGGAAGCAAAGATGATAGCCTAAGCAAACTTATTAAAGCTTACGACCTAATTCAAATAAACCATAATATCAACGAGCAGATTAAAACCAAACCCTTAAGAAAAGGCATTTATAGATCTACAAATCCCGCATTTGATAAATTAACAGTCGTTGACAAAGAAAACGGAGGAAAAGCTGACGCTTTAAATATGGGATTGAATATAAGTAAAAACAAATATGTTGCTTGCATTGATGTAGATTGTTTACTGCTGGAAGATGCACTTCAAAAAATGATAAAACCATTTCTGGAAACAACAGACACTAAAGTAATCGCGGCTGGTGGAGTGATAAGAATTGCCAATTCATGTATTGTCAAAGACGGTAAATTACTTGATATAAACTTTCCTAAATCATGGCTGGAACAAGGACAAATTTTAGAATACCTAAGAGCCTTTTTGTTGGGAAGAATGGCATGGAGCAGACTAAATGGTTTGTTGGTAATTTCAGGTGCCTTTGGTTTATTTGACAAAAAAATAGCCATTAAAGTGGGGGGTTACGACACAAATACCGTAGGAGAGGATATGGAAATTATTGTTCGAATGAGACGGTATATGGAAGATGAAAAACAAAAATACAAAGTGGCTTACATACCAGATCCTCTATGCTGGACTGAAGCTCCAGACAATTATAAAACATTTATTTCCCAAAGAAACAGATGGACTCGTGGAACTATCGAAACGCTAAAAAAACACCGCAAAATAGGCTTCAATCCCAAATACAAAGCCTTGGGACTTATCAGTTATCCGTATTGGTTCTTTTTTGAAAGAATGGCTCCAATTATTGAAATTGCAGGTATAATTTATTTCGGAATCCTTATGGTTCTTAATGAAGTTAGATGGGATTATGTATTTGCTTTTCTTACTCTGGCCTATTTGTTTTCGGTTCTGTTTTCTGTAGTTGCCATTGTGTCGGAGGAACTTACTTTCCATCAATATAAAAAGAAGTCTATTGGCATTAAATTGATAATTATAGCTTTTCTGGAACCTTTTGTCAATCATCCAACTATTCTATATTCGGCAATCAAAGGGAATATAGATTACTATTTTTACAAAAAAATAGAATGGGGAACCATGACAAGAAAGGGAATGACCAAAGCTTAA
- a CDS encoding LTA synthase family protein, which yields MNIIKVKNILNNGYFNNSYAYVYLTISAIITFWLLSLFEIYATLSNGSENQNIGTTIVYKLLNDFWAGIVIGLLFIPFYYALLYIKRPLETVLVKVLFALVIIMQFALVKYSLTTHINLGADLLGYSMDDMYTTVTASESLSLLYFLPFIIMPLLYLGINYLLNKFTNGRQIFASSFIFIIILGSLKLVTPDSSAAVFQNKLHFLAKDIINFQNEKSELDVSNLVYKKEYPLLKPFKETKDVLAPFFNVQNEKPNIVIIMAEGLGSDFIGNNSYGGFTPFLDSLTSKSLYWENFVSNTGRTFGVASSLLASLPYGEKGFLELGSLPSHISLLSVLKANDYTTSYYCGDDSSFDRKINFLEYNEIDHVTDVKKFGPGYVKTKENAGGFSWGYPDAEIFKKTLSDLDSKKMPRLDVIMTLSNHEPFDFPSKEVYLKKVDNIMNTNRRLDGIKEAVGTYKDIFAALLYTDTSIKNFMEAYSKRPEYKNTIFIITGDHRLIPIPQKDELCRFHVPLIIYSPMLKKAEKFKSVSSHWDVTPSLLAFLMNNYQFNKLAKTAWMGDGLDTAKEFRNIHKIPLMRYKGSINDYIYKDYMYSGGELYKINENFETNKIYDETMVKTIADSLFSFKKLNAYLTQKNKIFPASLNIYSQPAVQFSKAELATIKELTKGLTFDQTFLAARDLAFKKDYKKSRLLCDYILNDVPNYSEVRTLKGRMLAWEGNYRKAESELLDAIKRTPFETDAYLALMDVYKWSNQNAKAIEIGKKAIDSGIKNPEIKSKLAQAYKNKQKV from the coding sequence ATGAACATCATAAAAGTTAAAAATATTTTAAACAATGGGTATTTCAATAATAGTTATGCCTATGTCTATTTAACTATTTCTGCAATTATTACATTTTGGTTATTAAGCTTATTCGAAATTTACGCCACACTATCCAATGGTTCCGAAAACCAAAATATTGGGACTACAATAGTTTATAAATTATTGAATGACTTTTGGGCCGGAATCGTCATAGGATTGCTGTTTATTCCATTTTATTATGCGTTACTTTACATAAAAAGGCCTCTTGAAACAGTACTGGTTAAAGTGTTGTTTGCTTTAGTAATCATCATGCAGTTTGCTTTGGTAAAATACAGTCTTACCACACACATTAATCTTGGAGCAGATTTATTGGGCTATTCAATGGATGACATGTATACAACGGTCACGGCTTCTGAATCTTTGTCACTGCTCTATTTTCTGCCTTTCATAATAATGCCTTTGCTTTATTTGGGCATAAATTACCTTTTGAACAAATTCACAAATGGTCGACAAATTTTTGCCTCTTCATTTATTTTCATAATTATTCTGGGGAGTTTAAAACTGGTCACTCCTGATTCATCGGCTGCTGTTTTTCAAAACAAACTTCATTTTCTGGCCAAAGACATTATTAATTTTCAAAATGAAAAAAGTGAATTGGACGTTTCGAATTTAGTCTATAAAAAAGAATATCCTTTACTAAAACCATTCAAAGAAACAAAAGATGTCTTGGCTCCGTTTTTTAATGTTCAAAACGAAAAACCCAATATTGTAATCATTATGGCCGAAGGTTTGGGCAGTGATTTCATAGGAAACAATTCGTATGGAGGTTTTACGCCTTTCCTTGATTCCTTGACTTCAAAATCGCTCTATTGGGAAAACTTCGTCAGCAATACCGGAAGAACTTTTGGCGTGGCCTCATCACTTTTGGCATCTCTCCCTTATGGAGAAAAGGGTTTCTTGGAACTAGGTTCCTTGCCTTCGCATATTTCGCTGTTGAGCGTTTTAAAAGCAAATGATTACACGACTTCCTATTATTGTGGGGATGATTCCAGTTTTGACCGGAAAATAAATTTCCTGGAATACAATGAAATCGATCACGTAACCGATGTGAAAAAGTTTGGACCAGGTTATGTCAAAACCAAAGAAAATGCTGGAGGTTTTTCTTGGGGCTACCCTGATGCCGAAATATTCAAAAAAACATTGTCTGATCTGGATAGCAAAAAAATGCCGCGATTGGATGTAATCATGACCCTTTCCAATCACGAACCTTTCGATTTTCCTTCAAAAGAAGTTTATTTGAAGAAAGTGGACAACATTATGAATACCAACAGACGTTTGGATGGCATAAAAGAGGCAGTAGGAACCTATAAAGATATTTTTGCAGCACTCCTTTACACGGACACCTCCATCAAAAACTTTATGGAAGCGTATTCCAAAAGACCGGAATACAAAAACACCATTTTCATCATTACGGGTGACCACCGATTGATTCCGATACCGCAAAAAGATGAATTATGTCGTTTTCACGTGCCGTTAATTATTTATAGCCCGATGCTGAAAAAAGCAGAAAAATTCAAATCTGTCTCTTCTCATTGGGACGTTACTCCTAGCCTGCTTGCTTTTTTAATGAATAATTACCAGTTCAACAAGCTGGCAAAAACAGCTTGGATGGGTGACGGATTGGACACCGCCAAAGAATTCAGGAACATTCACAAAATCCCTTTGATGAGATATAAAGGAAGCATTAATGATTATATTTATAAAGATTATATGTATTCCGGCGGAGAACTCTATAAAATAAATGAAAATTTTGAAACCAATAAAATTTATGACGAAACCATGGTCAAAACCATTGCGGACTCCTTGTTCAGTTTCAAAAAATTAAATGCTTATTTAACCCAGAAAAACAAAATTTTCCCGGCTTCTTTAAACATCTATTCACAACCGGCAGTCCAATTTTCCAAAGCCGAATTAGCAACAATAAAAGAACTGACAAAGGGATTGACTTTTGATCAGACTTTTCTTGCTGCCAGAGATTTGGCATTCAAAAAAGATTACAAAAAATCGAGATTGTTGTGTGATTATATCTTGAATGATGTGCCTAATTATTCCGAAGTCCGAACTTTAAAAGGAAGAATGTTGGCTTGGGAAGGCAATTACAGAAAAGCGGAATCTGAATTATTGGATGCAATCAAAAGAACCCCTTTTGAAACCGATGCTTATTTGGCACTAATGGACGTGTATAAATGGTCAAACCAGAATGCAAAAGCAATTGAAATTGGCAAGAAAGCAATAGATTCTGGAATAAAGAACCCTGAAATAAAATCCAAATTGGCTCAGGCGTACAAAAATAAGCAAAAAGTCTAA
- a CDS encoding YaiO family outer membrane beta-barrel protein translates to MISKIAAKLTLILLFLFAFQMFGQDKKFSGDPDTAFKTARELAFNKQRKQAQDTLVLILTKYPDYHDIREFLATTYSWDEDYKKARKEFTYILDKDSKRKTTWLAAIKNELWANMPFIALEMSNDALKIFPNDPDILYLKASAYEKTKNPLEALSTIQLVLNQNPENQEAKDYKINLNKTLSQNTIGINSSVDIYSATFNPMQYYTFRYGRQTKYGSIIAKVNINRRFDENGAQYEVDLYPKITKGLYAYVNFGLANSFLFPDMRYGAELYKSLPKSFEVSLGFRTLKYATSTTNIFTGSVGWYNGNNYWSFRPYLTPGDTGTSKSGNLIFRRYRSDADNYLELSAGMGYSPENNQNNISGNLAPIVDLKSQKINTGYYFSSPNKRNNWGTQFGVTHQEKSFDQGNYFWIYTLALSWELKFK, encoded by the coding sequence ATGATTTCAAAAATAGCTGCTAAACTGACTTTAATATTGCTGTTTTTATTTGCCTTTCAAATGTTTGGGCAGGACAAAAAATTCAGTGGAGACCCGGACACCGCCTTCAAGACAGCCCGTGAATTGGCATTCAACAAGCAACGGAAACAAGCGCAGGATACTTTAGTTTTGATTTTGACAAAATATCCCGATTATCACGACATCCGCGAATTTTTGGCAACAACCTATTCTTGGGACGAAGACTATAAAAAAGCCAGAAAAGAATTTACCTATATTTTAGACAAAGATTCCAAAAGAAAAACCACTTGGCTAGCGGCCATCAAGAATGAATTATGGGCAAATATGCCGTTTATCGCTTTGGAAATGTCAAATGACGCCTTGAAAATTTTCCCGAATGATCCAGATATATTGTATTTGAAGGCCAGTGCCTATGAAAAAACAAAAAATCCTCTGGAAGCGCTGAGTACGATTCAATTGGTGCTAAATCAAAATCCGGAAAATCAAGAGGCAAAAGATTACAAAATTAATTTAAACAAAACCCTCAGTCAAAACACCATTGGAATTAATTCATCGGTAGACATTTATTCGGCAACATTTAATCCAATGCAATACTACACATTCCGATATGGACGACAAACAAAATACGGAAGCATCATTGCAAAAGTGAATATAAACAGGAGATTTGATGAAAATGGCGCCCAATATGAAGTGGATTTATACCCCAAAATCACCAAGGGACTTTATGCCTATGTCAATTTCGGCTTGGCCAATTCTTTTCTGTTTCCAGATATGAGATATGGTGCAGAGTTATACAAATCATTACCTAAAAGCTTTGAAGTTTCACTCGGTTTCCGAACGTTAAAGTATGCCACATCCACCACAAACATCTTCACGGGTTCCGTGGGTTGGTATAATGGAAACAACTATTGGTCTTTTCGTCCATACCTGACTCCAGGCGACACCGGAACCAGTAAATCGGGTAATCTGATTTTCAGAAGATACCGAAGCGATGCCGATAATTATTTGGAACTTTCTGCAGGAATGGGCTATTCTCCCGAGAACAACCAGAATAATATTAGCGGAAATTTGGCTCCAATTGTCGATTTGAAATCGCAAAAAATCAATACTGGTTATTATTTTTCTTCACCCAACAAGCGAAATAATTGGGGAACACAATTTGGAGTTACCCACCAAGAAAAGAGTTTTGACCAAGGTAATTATTTTTGGATTTACACACTTGCCTTAAGTTGGGAATTGAAATTCAAATAA
- a CDS encoding DEAD/DEAH box helicase, whose product MTTFEQFNLPKSVQKAIDDLGFTTPTPIQEKTFSVIMSGRDMMGIAQTGTGKTFAYLLPLLKLYKFTPGHTPKIVILVPTRELVVQVVEEVEKLTKYMSVRTVGIFGGVNINTQKTVVYTGCDILVGTPGRVMDLTLDNVIRFEEMQKLVIDEFDEMLNLGFRTQLTAILAMMPKKRQNILFSATMTDEVDKVLNDYFDYPEEVTLSASGTPLENITQVTYSVPNFNTKINLLKHLLQTNEDMSRVLVFVNNKKISDMVHTRIEEDFEGQFGVIHSNKSQNYRLSTMAEFQEGNLRGLITTDIMARGLDISNITHVINFEMPELPELYMHRIGRTGRADATGTAISLITPREEESKFAIELLMDMELPVETFPETVEISLKLIEPEKDRQPMKFMMKKVKLEGDGAFHEKSKKNKKVNLGGPGVTKKKTHGSVNRNMLKNQAKKRKDKK is encoded by the coding sequence ATGACCACTTTCGAACAATTCAATCTCCCTAAATCTGTACAAAAAGCAATCGATGATTTAGGATTTACCACCCCTACTCCCATTCAGGAAAAAACTTTTTCCGTGATAATGTCGGGACGTGATATGATGGGAATTGCACAAACAGGAACGGGTAAAACTTTCGCCTATTTATTGCCTTTATTAAAATTATATAAATTCACACCAGGTCATACTCCTAAAATAGTAATTCTGGTTCCAACGCGTGAATTAGTAGTTCAAGTTGTGGAAGAAGTTGAAAAATTAACCAAATATATGTCGGTTCGTACCGTTGGCATTTTTGGAGGAGTAAACATCAATACTCAAAAAACAGTCGTTTATACGGGTTGTGACATTCTAGTAGGAACTCCGGGACGTGTCATGGATTTAACATTAGACAATGTCATCCGATTTGAAGAAATGCAAAAATTAGTCATCGATGAGTTTGACGAAATGCTAAATTTAGGTTTCCGTACCCAATTGACCGCTATTTTGGCGATGATGCCTAAAAAACGCCAAAACATTCTATTTTCAGCCACGATGACGGATGAAGTAGATAAAGTTTTGAATGACTATTTCGATTATCCTGAAGAGGTTACGCTTTCTGCCTCGGGAACTCCATTGGAAAATATTACTCAAGTTACTTATAGTGTTCCCAACTTTAACACCAAAATCAATTTACTGAAGCACTTGTTGCAAACCAACGAAGATATGAGTCGTGTTTTGGTTTTTGTGAACAACAAGAAGATTTCGGATATGGTTCATACTCGAATAGAGGAAGATTTTGAAGGTCAATTTGGGGTTATCCACTCCAATAAATCCCAGAATTATCGTTTGAGCACGATGGCAGAATTCCAAGAAGGAAATCTTCGTGGACTAATCACTACTGATATTATGGCGAGGGGTTTGGATATTTCGAATATTACCCACGTTATCAACTTTGAAATGCCCGAGCTTCCTGAATTGTATATGCACCGTATCGGTAGAACTGGTCGTGCCGATGCCACAGGAACAGCCATCAGTTTGATTACGCCTCGTGAAGAAGAATCAAAATTTGCCATTGAATTATTGATGGATATGGAATTGCCTGTTGAGACTTTTCCTGAAACCGTTGAAATATCCTTGAAACTAATCGAACCTGAAAAAGACCGTCAGCCGATGAAGTTCATGATGAAAAAGGTAAAACTGGAAGGCGATGGCGCATTCCACGAGAAAAGTAAAAAGAACAAGAAAGTCAATCTCGGTGGGCCTGGTGTAACCAAGAAAAAAACACACGGCTCCGTCAATAGAAATATGCTGAAAAACCAAGCCAAAAAGCGCAAGGACAAGAAATAA